Proteins encoded together in one Caldicellulosiruptor saccharolyticus DSM 8903 window:
- the amrS gene encoding AmmeMemoRadiSam system radical SAM enzyme yields MVEARYYEKLENKKVRCKLCPHGCVILPGNTGFCRARKNIDGKLYSLNYGYISSIAFDPIEKKPLYHFYPGSSILSIGTFGCSFRCQHCQNFEISQLIPNVFEVDTERLIELAKKDKDCIGIAFTYNEPTIWFEYVLDVAKKFKEEGFKTVLVTNGYLNEEPLLELLEVIDAANIDLKAFNDEFYKKVCSGDLESVKRFIEICNKKIHIEITTLIIPTLNDSEEEVENLAKWLSSIDDRIPLHLTRYFPRYKMTLPPTPKETLFKLREIAKKYLMYVYLGNI; encoded by the coding sequence ATGGTAGAAGCAAGATATTATGAGAAATTGGAAAATAAAAAGGTAAGGTGCAAGCTCTGTCCGCATGGGTGTGTGATTTTGCCTGGTAATACTGGTTTTTGCAGGGCAAGAAAAAATATTGATGGAAAGCTCTATTCGCTAAATTATGGATATATATCTTCAATTGCGTTTGACCCAATAGAGAAAAAGCCTCTTTATCACTTTTACCCTGGTTCAAGTATACTTTCAATAGGGACATTTGGGTGTTCGTTTAGGTGCCAGCACTGCCAAAACTTTGAGATTTCCCAGCTTATTCCCAATGTATTTGAAGTTGATACAGAGCGTTTAATTGAGCTTGCGAAGAAAGACAAAGACTGTATTGGCATTGCATTTACTTACAATGAACCGACAATTTGGTTTGAATATGTTTTAGATGTTGCAAAGAAGTTTAAAGAAGAGGGGTTTAAAACTGTCCTTGTCACAAATGGGTATTTAAATGAAGAGCCACTTTTGGAACTTCTTGAGGTCATTGATGCTGCAAATATCGATTTGAAGGCCTTCAATGATGAGTTTTACAAGAAGGTGTGCAGTGGCGATTTGGAAAGCGTCAAGAGGTTTATTGAAATCTGTAACAAAAAGATTCACATTGAGATAACAACGCTTATAATTCCAACCTTAAACGATTCTGAAGAAGAGGTAGAAAATCTTGCAAAGTGGCTTTCTTCAATTGACGATAGGATTCCTTTGCATTTGACCAGGTATTTCCCGAGATATAAAATGACTTTACCACCAACGCCAAAAGAGACGTTATTTAAACTCAGGGAGATTGCAAAGAAATATTTGATGTATGTATATTTAGGAAATATCTAA
- the cdaA gene encoding diadenylate cyclase CdaA, whose translation MLKDFSFYIQEFLRNISLIRITPFDIIDIAIVSFVIYKIIVWIKDTRAYQLIKGIVILIIITQVSKWLNLNVINWLLTNTLSYGVLALLIVFQPELRRALEEIGRSKIWGKFFWVGSDEETLLKWQNSVEEIIKAVMYLSKNKIGALIVIEGQTKIGDIINTGIIIDSEISSQLLINIFIPNTPLHDGAVIIRDGKIKAAACFLPLSENRYISKELGTRHRAALGISENSDATAIVVSEETGIISVAYNGGLTRNLGPEALRKILLRPLKVEKEKNGLNIFRWRR comes from the coding sequence TTGTTGAAAGACTTTTCTTTTTATATTCAGGAGTTTTTAAGAAATATATCTCTTATCAGAATAACACCGTTTGATATTATTGACATTGCAATTGTGTCATTTGTGATATACAAAATAATTGTGTGGATAAAGGACACAAGAGCGTATCAGCTAATAAAAGGAATTGTGATTTTAATAATTATAACTCAGGTTAGCAAATGGCTGAACCTGAATGTTATAAACTGGCTTTTGACGAATACGCTCTCATACGGTGTTTTGGCGCTTTTGATAGTCTTCCAACCAGAGCTAAGACGCGCTTTAGAGGAGATTGGAAGGAGCAAAATTTGGGGAAAGTTTTTTTGGGTTGGGTCTGACGAAGAGACACTTTTAAAGTGGCAAAATAGTGTTGAGGAGATTATAAAAGCTGTGATGTATCTTTCAAAAAATAAAATTGGCGCATTGATTGTGATTGAAGGGCAGACAAAGATAGGTGATATAATCAACACAGGGATAATAATTGACTCAGAGATATCGTCCCAGCTTCTTATTAATATCTTCATTCCGAACACACCATTGCACGACGGTGCAGTGATTATAAGAGATGGAAAGATAAAAGCTGCTGCATGTTTTTTGCCTCTTTCAGAGAACAGGTACATAAGCAAAGAACTTGGTACGCGTCACAGAGCGGCACTTGGTATTTCAGAAAACTCTGATGCAACTGCAATAGTTGTATCAGAGGAGACAGGAATTATATCTGTTGCGTATAACGGAGGACTTACACGAAACTTAGGACCTGAAGCTTTGAGGAAGATACTGCTCAGGCCTTTGAAAGTTGAGAAAGAGAAGAACGGTCTTAATATATTTAGGTGGAGGCGTTAA
- a CDS encoding IS256-like element ISCsa2 family transposase: protein MEKNEIFETAKNMAIEQVLNMYCSKDDPTRPALKQLLENLLDCFMLSERTVYLAKNENDKGNGFYGRKLATPVGSLEISVPRTRSGNFRPSILPDRYKRVDSSYTDLLMSLVANGYSESSLVQTLKSMNLPYSEDEIEKIKNDLKNELQLFKQRELPESAFALIIDGYHCEIKDNSKVKQATCYVVLGIDLEGKKDIFGIYTFFGKENKADWMRVFDDLITRGLKKVLIVVSDDFPGIIDAVRLAYPLADHQLCFVHLQRNVRKHMAKDDASVFNKELDKLRTSSADFDEAISKFKLLCEQYSSKYPRFIKGICEKAEFYLAHMRYPEDLRKYIYTTNAVESVNSMIEKIRINSGGYFQSVEVLEINIYLQRENLRRGKWKNGVPILKKCSYNILQLYNIRYEMETQNS from the coding sequence ATGGAGAAAAATGAAATTTTTGAAACCGCTAAAAATATGGCTATCGAGCAAGTATTAAATATGTATTGCTCCAAAGATGATCCTACTCGCCCAGCTTTAAAACAGCTTTTGGAAAACTTGCTCGATTGCTTTATGTTATCAGAAAGAACTGTTTACCTTGCTAAAAACGAAAACGATAAAGGCAATGGTTTTTACGGCAGAAAACTTGCAACACCTGTTGGCAGCCTTGAAATTTCTGTTCCTCGCACACGCTCTGGTAACTTTCGACCTTCCATTCTCCCTGACCGCTACAAAAGGGTTGACAGCTCATACACTGACCTGCTCATGTCTTTAGTCGCCAATGGTTACTCAGAAAGTTCTCTTGTCCAAACTCTTAAAAGCATGAATCTGCCTTATTCTGAAGACGAAATCGAAAAAATCAAAAACGATCTTAAAAACGAGCTTCAACTTTTCAAACAAAGAGAACTTCCTGAAAGTGCTTTTGCTCTTATCATTGACGGTTACCATTGCGAAATTAAAGATAACTCAAAAGTTAAACAAGCTACTTGCTATGTCGTGCTTGGCATTGATTTAGAAGGCAAAAAAGATATCTTCGGTATCTACACTTTCTTCGGCAAAGAAAACAAAGCCGATTGGATGAGAGTCTTTGACGACTTAATTACAAGAGGTCTTAAAAAAGTCTTAATAGTTGTAAGCGATGATTTTCCAGGCATTATCGATGCTGTTAGACTCGCTTATCCCCTTGCCGACCATCAACTATGTTTTGTTCACCTTCAACGCAATGTCAGAAAACATATGGCAAAAGATGATGCTTCCGTTTTCAACAAAGAGCTTGATAAACTAAGAACTTCCTCTGCTGATTTTGACGAAGCTATTTCAAAGTTCAAACTTCTTTGTGAGCAATACTCCTCAAAATATCCTCGATTCATAAAAGGTATTTGCGAAAAAGCAGAGTTCTATCTTGCACATATGAGGTATCCTGAAGATTTAAGAAAGTACATTTATACTACTAATGCTGTAGAAAGCGTAAACAGTATGATTGAAAAGATAAGAATAAACTCCGGTGGTTATTTTCAATCTGTAGAAGTTTTAGAGATAAACATATATTTACAAAGAGAAAACTTGCGTCGGGGCAAGTGGAAAAACGGAGTACCTATTCTTAAAAAATGTAGTTACAATATATTACAGCTCTACAATATACGCTATGAAATGGAAACACAAAATTCTTGA
- a CDS encoding IS110 family transposase, which yields MPNTLIVGIDISSQSNSIFFVDDAGNHLIKKPFSLPNHQDGANELIKRAIDCLSQYNLSYVKFGMEATSHYAWHLHLYLASSSELLPYKPTFYVLNPSIVKGFKKFYTFLPKTDNINAINHRFNSG from the coding sequence TTGCCAAATACTTTAATTGTGGGCATTGATATCAGTAGTCAGTCAAATTCTATCTTCTTCGTCGATGATGCCGGTAATCACTTGATTAAAAAACCTTTTTCCTTGCCTAACCATCAAGATGGCGCTAATGAATTAATCAAAAGAGCCATTGATTGCCTCAGCCAGTATAATCTGTCCTACGTTAAATTCGGCATGGAAGCAACTTCACACTACGCTTGGCATCTGCATTTGTACCTTGCTTCTTCATCTGAGCTATTGCCTTATAAACCGACTTTTTATGTTCTCAACCCAAGCATAGTTAAAGGCTTTAAAAAATTCTACACTTTCTTGCCTAAAACAGATAACATCAATGCAATTAATCATCGCTTTAATAGCGGTTAG
- the uvrC gene encoding excinuclease ABC subunit UvrC, producing MLTLQEKLANLPTTPGVYMMKDENGKVIYVGKAVNLRNRVRQYFQNSDMTPKTRLMVKKIKDFEYIVTDTEVEALILECNLIKEYRPKYNVLLRDDKNYQYIKITNEMFPRLVTTRKVEKDGAKYFGPYVSGYSVKQTIELLKSLFMLRTCKRKFPDQLGKGRPCLNFYIERCLGVCKGDIPEEEYQKLVEKAVKVLSGKGDEIVEELKKKMFEYADNLMFEKAQEIKNKITSLEQIITKQKVIYADDRSEDVINYAEDSSNICIVVLVIRNGKLINKEEFVLKNDEEVFERFLEQYYSDVVSVPKEIILPHEVGNGENIEKMIEKLYGFKAKIVVPKQGEKKQLLEMAKKNAEISLVNKQRIENYYIEALLHLKNLLGIEHDIEKIESYDISNLAGADNVGTLVVFEDGKFNKDLYRKFKLKSFEGQDDIRSVKEVLTRRFTNLEKHGRLPDLILIDGGQNQVNAAVEVLRSLGFNIPVAGMVKDDRHKTRDLIYKGQELNIQRDSLVFKLISTIQEETHRFAVKYHRELRKKHLYESILDEIEGIGEKRKIKLFRIFGSIDNLRKASIEEIVKAADIPYDIALKIKEKIGI from the coding sequence ATGCTGACATTGCAGGAAAAACTTGCAAACCTTCCGACAACTCCAGGCGTTTATATGATGAAAGATGAGAATGGAAAGGTTATATATGTGGGCAAGGCAGTCAACTTGCGAAACAGGGTAAGACAGTATTTTCAAAACTCCGACATGACGCCCAAAACAAGGCTTATGGTAAAAAAAATTAAAGACTTTGAGTATATTGTTACAGACACAGAGGTTGAGGCTTTGATTTTAGAGTGCAATCTAATTAAAGAATACAGGCCAAAGTACAATGTGCTTTTGCGAGATGACAAGAACTATCAGTATATTAAAATTACGAATGAGATGTTTCCAAGACTTGTCACAACAAGAAAGGTTGAAAAGGACGGCGCAAAGTATTTTGGACCATATGTAAGCGGCTATTCTGTTAAGCAGACAATTGAGCTTTTAAAAAGCCTTTTTATGCTGAGAACATGCAAAAGAAAGTTTCCTGACCAGCTTGGCAAGGGCAGACCTTGTTTGAATTTTTATATAGAAAGGTGCCTGGGTGTTTGCAAAGGGGATATTCCTGAAGAAGAATATCAAAAACTTGTTGAAAAGGCAGTAAAAGTGCTAAGTGGTAAAGGTGATGAGATTGTTGAAGAGCTGAAAAAGAAGATGTTTGAGTATGCAGACAATCTCATGTTTGAAAAGGCTCAGGAGATAAAGAACAAGATTACAAGCCTTGAGCAGATTATTACAAAACAGAAGGTTATTTATGCTGATGATAGAAGCGAGGATGTGATAAACTATGCAGAGGATTCTTCCAACATTTGCATAGTTGTTTTGGTAATCAGAAATGGAAAGCTAATCAATAAAGAGGAATTTGTTTTAAAAAATGATGAAGAGGTATTTGAAAGGTTTTTAGAGCAATACTACTCAGATGTTGTGTCAGTCCCAAAAGAGATTATACTTCCACACGAGGTTGGAAATGGCGAGAATATAGAAAAGATGATTGAAAAGCTATACGGTTTTAAAGCTAAAATTGTTGTTCCAAAACAAGGTGAGAAAAAACAGCTTCTTGAGATGGCAAAAAAGAACGCAGAAATTTCGCTTGTCAATAAACAGAGGATAGAAAACTATTACATTGAAGCTCTTTTGCATCTTAAAAACTTGCTCGGTATAGAGCATGACATAGAAAAGATAGAAAGCTATGACATTTCTAATCTTGCAGGGGCTGACAATGTTGGAACACTTGTTGTATTTGAGGACGGTAAATTTAACAAGGACCTTTACAGAAAGTTTAAGTTAAAGAGTTTTGAAGGTCAGGATGATATAAGAAGCGTGAAAGAGGTTTTGACAAGAAGATTTACAAACCTTGAGAAACATGGCCGCTTACCAGATCTCATTTTAATAGATGGTGGGCAAAACCAGGTAAATGCTGCAGTTGAGGTTTTGAGGTCTTTAGGTTTTAATATTCCAGTTGCTGGTATGGTTAAAGATGACAGGCACAAAACAAGGGATTTAATTTATAAAGGTCAGGAGCTTAATATTCAAAGAGATAGCCTTGTTTTCAAATTAATTTCTACAATCCAAGAAGAAACTCACAGGTTTGCAGTGAAATATCACAGAGAACTGAGGAAAAAACACCTTTATGAGTCTATACTTGATGAGATTGAAGGAATTGGTGAAAAGAGAAAGATCAAACTTTTTAGAATATTTGGTTCTATAGATAATTTAAGAAAGGCAAGCATAGAAGAGATTGTAAAAGCTGCTGATATTCCGTATGATATTGCGCTAAAGATAAAGGAGAAGATTGGCATTTAA
- a CDS encoding transposase, whose product MLLSNALTFMRYHLVFHNLTREKTEFSISYTFKFSTYSQESPFSDIFGKASCAIIENFTPDDIASMPLEDLIKFVSDNSNNRLSDVNKIAEILKTAAKRSFRLHPLLAEANDLALSMTLENIRFMQEQLKKLDKEISKLLKAFSQTLTTVPGIGDVLAAAIYAEIGDIKRFKNEAALAKYSGLVWSQYQSGNFNAQETSLAKCGNQYLRYYLVEAANCVRVHTVRYKAFYNKKFSEVDLSSA is encoded by the coding sequence ATGCTGCTCTCCAACGCCTTGACCTTTATGCGCTACCACCTTGTTTTTCATAATCTAACTCGCGAAAAAACAGAGTTCTCAATCTCATATACCTTTAAATTCTCTACTTATTCTCAAGAGTCCCCATTTTCAGATATCTTCGGTAAGGCATCTTGCGCTATCATCGAAAACTTTACACCTGACGATATCGCTTCTATGCCTTTAGAAGACTTAATTAAATTCGTATCCGATAACAGCAACAACAGACTCTCAGATGTTAATAAAATCGCTGAAATACTTAAAACTGCTGCTAAGCGTTCCTTTAGATTACATCCTCTGCTGGCTGAGGCTAATGACTTAGCTTTGTCTATGACTCTTGAAAACATTAGATTCATGCAAGAACAACTTAAAAAACTTGATAAAGAAATCTCAAAACTTCTTAAAGCTTTCTCTCAAACATTAACAACCGTCCCTGGCATAGGTGACGTTCTTGCAGCTGCTATCTACGCTGAAATCGGCGATATTAAACGCTTCAAAAATGAAGCTGCTTTGGCAAAGTACTCTGGCTTGGTTTGGAGTCAATACCAATCAGGCAACTTCAATGCCCAGGAAACCTCATTGGCTAAGTGTGGTAACCAATATCTGAGATATTATCTTGTTGAGGCCGCCAACTGTGTTAGGGTGCACACAGTCCGTTATAAAGCTTTCTACAACAAGAAGTTCTCAGAGGTGGACCTGTCATCAGCATAA
- a CDS encoding IS110-like element ISCsa4 family transposase, with protein MKYTQNEKILQVTERTLVVGVDIAKERHVGRAFDFRGVELGKRIEFENRKEGMEKFLDWANKIMKANGKDNMIVGIEPTGHYWLCFEQYLRENGIKVVLVNPFHVKRSKELDDNTQTKSDIKDPKTIAMLVKDGRYTEPNIPEGIYAEMRVAMNIYERLQKQLNVLKNQIINWLDMYFPEFLEVFSDWEGKVALLTLKEMPLPCDVVENEVEGIIEYWRDKVDRRAVSRRRAMDLVEAAKRSIGKKEGRKLARQEIKYLLSQYELLKKQIEEIEAEMAELLREVPNGEELLKIKGVGVKTAVGFISEVGDIKRYEDARQIQKLAGLNIVENSSGKYKGQTCISKRGRGRLRSSLFKAMITIVAKNEEFKQLHRYYTTRENNPLKKKQSLIALCCKLIRVFYAILKKGVKYDGNKMLSDIKREALARTA; from the coding sequence TTGAAGTATACACAAAATGAAAAGATATTACAAGTAACAGAGAGAACTTTAGTTGTAGGAGTAGATATAGCAAAGGAAAGGCATGTAGGCAGAGCATTTGATTTTAGAGGAGTGGAGCTTGGCAAGAGAATAGAGTTTGAGAATAGGAAAGAAGGTATGGAGAAATTTTTGGATTGGGCAAATAAGATAATGAAAGCAAATGGCAAAGACAACATGATAGTAGGGATAGAGCCTACAGGGCATTACTGGCTGTGCTTTGAGCAGTATCTGAGAGAGAATGGCATAAAAGTGGTTTTAGTGAATCCTTTTCACGTGAAGAGGAGCAAGGAGCTTGATGATAATACGCAAACTAAGAGCGATATAAAGGATCCGAAGACGATAGCGATGCTTGTGAAGGATGGAAGATATACAGAGCCAAATATACCCGAGGGTATATATGCTGAGATGAGAGTAGCGATGAACATATATGAAAGGCTTCAAAAACAGCTGAACGTTTTAAAAAATCAAATAATCAACTGGCTCGATATGTATTTTCCAGAGTTTTTAGAAGTATTTTCTGATTGGGAAGGCAAGGTAGCGCTATTGACCCTAAAAGAGATGCCATTGCCTTGTGATGTAGTGGAAAATGAAGTGGAAGGGATTATAGAGTACTGGCGTGACAAAGTAGATAGGCGAGCGGTTAGTCGCAGGAGGGCGATGGATTTAGTAGAGGCTGCCAAAAGGAGTATAGGTAAAAAAGAAGGGAGAAAGCTGGCAAGACAAGAGATAAAATATTTGCTGAGTCAATATGAGCTTTTAAAGAAGCAGATAGAAGAGATAGAAGCCGAGATGGCAGAGCTTTTGAGAGAGGTGCCGAATGGAGAGGAACTGCTTAAAATAAAAGGTGTTGGTGTAAAAACGGCAGTTGGCTTTATTTCTGAGGTTGGAGATATAAAGAGGTATGAGGATGCGAGACAGATACAGAAATTGGCGGGACTCAATATAGTTGAGAATAGTTCTGGCAAGTACAAGGGTCAGACGTGTATAAGTAAAAGAGGGCGAGGGAGGCTCAGAAGTAGCTTGTTCAAGGCCATGATTACAATAGTAGCAAAGAATGAAGAATTTAAGCAGCTGCACAGGTATTACACCACGCGAGAGAACAATCCCTTGAAGAAGAAGCAATCATTAATAGCACTGTGTTGTAAATTGATAAGGGTATTTTATGCGATTTTGAAAAAAGGCGTAAAGTATGATGGGAACAAGATGTTGAGCGATATAAAGAGAGAGGCTTTAGCAAGGACAGCGTGA
- a CDS encoding CdaR family protein, giving the protein MKKIELKKPKDDTFWLKVLSVFIAIILWFYINSIINPIKKKEIIVPIRYNISTLSKGLVMTESDTKEVRIVVSGTQDELSKVDEKNIQAVVDFTNVRQTGEMKLPININNPYHRINIESIYPKNVVVNIDNLVTIQKDVTVEINGNPKKGYIINGYQEEPNVISIKGAESDIKEISKCIAQLNLSLNDRSFKASVPVKILDSNGKDITSLFELSQKSIDVYVDILKTKQVPLTVKFKNQLPPNKVISKIVLKPSTINVAGKEEDINSLNEIVVGTIDTRVLENISTFQFDFNVPKNIKALDNVKQVVITIYTDSIVQKSITVPVEVRGLSNQYLAQLNPDKVTLKIKYSQSNQSSIDFSSFKAYVDVSNLTQGNYSLPLVLENPNNIEDVEVSPSYIKVTITEKNQIQ; this is encoded by the coding sequence TTGAAGAAGATTGAGCTCAAAAAACCAAAAGATGACACTTTCTGGCTAAAGGTCTTGTCAGTTTTTATTGCTATCATTTTGTGGTTTTATATAAATAGCATCATAAATCCTATAAAGAAAAAAGAGATAATTGTACCAATACGCTATAATATTTCAACTTTATCAAAAGGGCTTGTTATGACAGAGTCTGATACAAAAGAAGTAAGGATAGTTGTTAGCGGAACTCAGGATGAGCTCAGCAAGGTGGATGAGAAGAATATTCAAGCAGTGGTTGATTTTACTAATGTAAGACAGACAGGTGAAATGAAACTTCCAATAAATATAAATAATCCTTACCATAGAATTAATATAGAGAGTATTTACCCAAAAAATGTAGTAGTAAACATTGACAATCTTGTAACAATCCAAAAAGATGTCACAGTTGAAATAAACGGAAATCCTAAGAAAGGGTACATAATAAATGGCTATCAAGAAGAGCCAAACGTTATAAGCATAAAAGGTGCTGAGAGTGATATAAAAGAGATTTCAAAGTGTATTGCTCAGCTAAACTTAAGCCTTAATGACAGGTCGTTTAAGGCTTCTGTTCCTGTTAAAATTTTAGACTCAAATGGCAAGGATATAACATCACTTTTTGAACTGTCTCAAAAAAGTATTGATGTGTATGTAGACATCTTAAAGACGAAACAGGTACCACTTACTGTGAAGTTTAAAAATCAGCTTCCGCCAAATAAGGTTATATCAAAGATTGTACTAAAACCGTCAACAATTAATGTTGCGGGGAAAGAAGAGGATATAAATTCTTTAAATGAAATTGTTGTAGGAACAATTGATACGCGAGTGCTGGAGAATATTTCAACGTTCCAGTTTGATTTTAATGTTCCAAAAAATATTAAAGCTTTAGACAATGTCAAGCAAGTTGTAATAACAATCTATACCGATTCAATTGTCCAGAAATCAATTACCGTCCCGGTTGAGGTGAGAGGTTTAAGCAACCAGTATTTAGCCCAGCTAAACCCTGATAAGGTGACGCTTAAAATAAAGTATTCCCAGAGCAATCAAAGTTCGATTGATTTTTCCTCATTTAAAGCGTATGTTGATGTTTCGAATTTAACACAAGGCAATTATAGCTTACCACTTGTGCTTGAAAATCCGAACAATATTGAGGATGTAGAGGTATCTCCTTCTTACATAAAGGTCACAATAACAGAGAAAAACCAAATCCAGTAG
- the amrA gene encoding AmmeMemoRadiSam system protein A, whose translation MVGYLLPHPPILIDKIGNGEEKKCQATLDALEKVTNEIIEYKPDVVVIISPHAPLFSDAFFLNDKSVVEGNLTRWGVRGVEFKFNNSLKIVEDIAKMSEEEGLSIGFVTEKIERRYGISRELDHGAIVPLYFITKKYRNFELIHTAYCMVDDIKLYKYGMIIRKALEKHGKRGLIIASGDLSHKLKEDGPYGFAKEGVEFDRLLVDLLQKSNIKGLYDIEPGFSERAAECGFRSIKVLIGAFDGYEIESKVYSYEGPFGVGYCVAGFYQKGTTTSLLDEIAIKKEQRLKKIRENEDEYIRLARESLEYYVKHRRYMDYIPEYVTERMLKERAGVFVSIKKDGNLRGCIGTIYPTQENIAKEIIRNAVAAGFHDPRFEEVTEDELDSLVYDVDILSAPEKVTSISELDPKKYGVIVRKGARQGLLLPDLEGVDTIEEQLKIACRKAGIDYAREDFEIERFTVERHK comes from the coding sequence ATGGTAGGGTATTTATTGCCACATCCGCCAATTCTAATTGACAAAATTGGGAACGGAGAAGAGAAAAAATGTCAGGCAACTTTAGATGCATTGGAGAAAGTGACAAATGAGATTATAGAGTACAAACCTGATGTAGTTGTTATTATATCACCGCACGCACCGCTCTTTTCTGATGCCTTTTTCTTAAATGACAAATCTGTCGTTGAAGGTAACCTTACAAGATGGGGTGTGCGAGGAGTTGAATTTAAGTTCAATAATAGTCTCAAAATAGTTGAAGATATAGCAAAGATGAGCGAAGAAGAGGGTTTAAGTATTGGATTTGTAACAGAGAAGATTGAGAGAAGATATGGAATTTCGCGCGAGCTTGACCATGGTGCAATAGTCCCACTGTATTTTATAACCAAAAAGTATAGAAATTTTGAACTCATTCACACAGCGTACTGTATGGTTGATGATATAAAACTGTACAAATATGGAATGATAATAAGAAAAGCTCTTGAAAAACATGGAAAAAGAGGCTTAATTATTGCTTCTGGTGACCTTTCACACAAGCTAAAAGAAGATGGCCCTTATGGATTTGCTAAAGAAGGTGTTGAGTTTGATAGGCTTTTGGTTGATCTTTTGCAAAAGAGTAACATAAAAGGTCTTTATGATATAGAACCTGGTTTTTCTGAAAGAGCTGCAGAGTGTGGTTTTAGGTCAATAAAGGTATTAATTGGTGCATTTGACGGCTATGAGATAGAATCAAAGGTTTACTCTTATGAAGGACCGTTTGGGGTAGGGTACTGTGTTGCTGGATTTTACCAAAAAGGTACTACAACATCCCTTCTTGATGAGATAGCTATTAAAAAAGAACAAAGACTCAAAAAAATCAGAGAGAATGAAGATGAATATATAAGACTTGCGAGAGAGAGTTTGGAGTACTATGTAAAGCACAGGAGATATATGGACTATATACCAGAATATGTTACAGAGAGAATGTTAAAAGAGAGAGCAGGGGTTTTTGTGTCGATTAAAAAGGATGGAAACTTGAGAGGATGTATAGGTACAATTTATCCTACTCAAGAAAACATTGCAAAAGAGATAATCAGAAACGCTGTTGCAGCAGGTTTTCATGACCCGAGGTTTGAAGAGGTAACAGAAGATGAGCTTGATTCCTTAGTTTATGATGTAGATATTTTGAGCGCGCCTGAGAAGGTAACTTCAATTTCAGAACTTGATCCCAAAAAGTATGGTGTGATTGTGCGAAAAGGTGCAAGGCAAGGGCTTTTGCTTCCTGATTTAGAAGGTGTTGACACAATTGAAGAGCAGCTCAAGATAGCCTGCAGAAAAGCAGGGATTGACTATGCCAGAGAAGATTTTGAGATAGAAAGGTTTACAGTTGAAAGGCACAAGTAA
- a CDS encoding Imm26 family immunity protein has product MIISTLIIQWTQFYFNSHYNNLLIEPAIVTRWYWTSGRFYNVGHEEITEEEKRLDYGFYESGRDLFRKEDGTILKKEPKIWGVYGITTYIGIAYKVQRELVIDPSLAEFDE; this is encoded by the coding sequence GTGATTATTTCAACACTAATTATACAGTGGACACAATTTTATTTTAACTCCCATTATAACAATTTGCTGATAGAGCCGGCGATAGTGACAAGATGGTACTGGACAAGCGGGAGATTTTACAATGTTGGGCATGAAGAGATAACAGAAGAAGAGAAGAGATTGGATTATGGGTTTTATGAGAGCGGGAGAGATCTCTTTCGCAAAGAAGATGGGACAATATTGAAAAAAGAGCCGAAGATATGGGGAGTCTATGGAATAACAACGTATATAGGAATAGCATATAAAGTTCAAAGGGAGCTTGTGATAGACCCGAGTCTGGCAGAGTTTGATGAGTAA